In Armatimonadota bacterium, the genomic stretch AACATAATCGTAAGGAACGGGCACGGCTTTGCGAGTGGCTGACACGGCGAGGTTGCCGGGTGTATTCCAGCTACGCGAATTTTGTTCTTGTCGACTTAGGGATTCCGGGCAAAGAGGCCACGGAAAATTTGCTCCAACGAGGGATCATTGTTCGAGGAGGCCATGTGTTGGGCCTTCCAAAATGCGTGCGAATCAGCATCGGGACGTCCGAAGAAATGGATCGGTTGCTCGTCGCACTAGACCAAATTGTGCCAAGCGGAGTTTCTAAATGATTGTTGTAATGCGTTCGGGATGCACAGAAGAACATGTGCAAGATGTCTACAGTAGGCTCGAAGATCTGGGCTACCTGGTTACCAAAATCGTTGGCGTAGAGAAGTCGATTTTGGCGGCTGTTGGCGGCGACGAGCACATCAAGATCGACGCCCTAGAACAGATTCGTGCGCTGGACTACGTGGACGACGTGATGCTCATCACGAAGTCTTACAAGTTCGTCTCCAGGGAACACAAACCGGAATCGACCGTTATTGACCTCGGCGACGGAGTGACCGTCGGCGGAAACCAGATTTGCATGATGGCTGGCCCGTGCACGATCGAATCTGAGGAGCAACTTTTCACGACAGCCAAGGCGGTAAAGGCCGCCGGAGCATCCGTCCTCCGAGGCGGCGCCTACAAGCCGTCAACCTCACCATACAGCTTCCAAGGCATGGGAATTCCGGCTCTCAAACTCCTGAAAGAAGCGAGTAAGCAGTTCGGTTTGAAGGTGATCACGGAGGTCATGGACCTTCGGAAAATCGACCTCGTCAGCGAATATAGCGACATTTTGCAGATCGGAACCCGGAACATGCAGAACTACGACCTGCTTCGTGAACTTGGCAAGGCAAACAAGCCTGTCATGCTGAAGCGTGGAATGAGTGCCAAATACGAAGAATGGCTTTTGGCCGCCGAGTACATCCACTCCAACGGAAACGAGCAGATCATCTTCTGTGAGCGCGGCGTTCGGACCTTTGAAACCGGCACACGCAATATGCTCGACCTCGCCGCGGTGCCCGTGATGAAGGGGTTATCGCACTTGCCGATCGTTATCGATCCAAGCCAAGGCACCGGTAAACGCGAACTCGTCGCGCCAATGTCGCTCGCTGCTGTTGCCTGTGGCGCCGATGGCTTGCTGATCGAAGTGCATCCGAATCCTGACCATGCGGTGAAAGACGGTTCGCAAAGCATGACGATCAACCAGTTCGAACAGATGATGCCAACGCTCCGTAGCGTCGCTTCAGCAATCGGCCGATCGTTCTGAGAACTCGATTCCTTTTTGGGGCCTTGGATCGAACATTGCATCCTAAAACTCCGAGCGCCGTATTAAAGTGTGATGGACTACTTAAACGGATTTGATATCACCATTGGAAGGGAGAACGATCCAAGGAAACCGAATCTCGATCCTGGCGAGGTAGAAGCTGAGATAGAGCGATTGGCCGGGATTCTAGGCTCGACTACAAGCGCTTTGCGCGAGGCTGGATACAAAGTACACAGCATCTTTGAAATGGATGGACGCTATTTCCAATGGCAAGATCCAGAAGGAAATCTTGTTGGCGAGCAAGCGATGCTCAAATTTCACTCGAACCTCTATAACCCGTTCGTAAACGAGAACCTAGACTAATCCTGGTAGCTCAGAATTTTGGGGGTCAAGGAGCAGGATCGTATTTCTTTGGCCTAATGGCGACAACGTTACCCTCAACATCAAGTACACGCTTTGGCATCAAACATTGTGCCAACAATTCAGGCTGAATTTTTCTGCGGGAAGTAGTTTCTGAGAGGATTTCCCTTGAGTGCGTTCGATTTGGAGTTGCGACAGTTATCACTTCAACCGATGTTTTTGCCCTAACCATTCTAACTGCGGGAGCCAAATCAGAGTCAGTCGTCACCAAATATGCTATGTCAATCAGCCCGCACATTGAATCTGAAAGAAGGTGAATAGCAAGATTGACATCGGACTCCTTTTCTTCATGGCCTTTCCACTTTGCTTGGCATTTTTTGCACTTCAGCCCCTTCTCCTTGAATGCGCCAAGCACAACTTCAACACCTCTTGCTCTTGAAGCATTGATGAATTCTTGGTGGCGCTTTAGCGGGTCAGGCAGCCATGTGGGCAACGCAGTAAATAACTTGACGTGCTCCAAATTATGTCCATGCAATAGAACCCTGGACGCAATTTCCCGATAGCACACCCACTTTAAGTTCGGAGCCTTCAATTCGTCAATCGCATGGTACAGGTTAAACCCGTCAATATAGAACCCGGCTCTCATAAAAAGAAAAACCCCAGGCGCATATGTCCTGGGGGGCCTTCGAACCACCCCTTTCGAGATGCAATCCTCCGGCGGAGATAATATATTATACGTACAAAGGCCTATTAGTCATATAGGTAAGGAAATCAGATAAGACAAAACTGTCCTATATCAAGTAAAAATACTAGCTAACTTAGTCTACTATTTAAGGACATACCCTAACCTACGACCGCAACGGGGCAACGCTGGTTCTTTCCGTACTTCAACTCGACTGCTCCAAGCGGAGTAGATTCCATCTTCATTTCACCGCGAGTTCAGTCGTTAAAGGCTACCCATGTAACATTCTTGTGTTACTTTCAAAAGGCTGTGCTTCGCCGCTTAGTTAAACGCTCGGGCAATTGCGTCAACCCTGTCATCGTATATTTGATTCGGAAATCCCGCGAACTCCGCTTACCAATCGACAAGCTATCGTAAATCCAATATGGATACATATCAAGCGATGAAGCATGGGATTTCAGCGTCAGAGAATGGCCGAAAAGGAGCAAATCTCTTAGGTTCAAATTGAACCTGGAGCCCAGGAGCAGGATCGAACTGCCGACCTCCTCTTTACCAAAGAGGTGCTCTACCACTGAGCTACCTGGGCGCGGACACAAAATGATACTCAAATTCCATGCCACCGCGCCACTCCTAGCTACGAATTACAACCCAATACCGTTCGATTTTATCAATTTTGCTAGCTCGAAGAACGACGCTTTCGGGGTCCGCTTGAAGGTTTCGTAGTCCACGTGTACAAGCCCAAACCGCTTGCGATATCCCTCTTGCCATTCAAAGTTATCTAGGAGGCTCCAATGGTGATATCCGATCACGTTCACGCCCTCGTCAACGGCCCGCTTGAGTTCGATCAAATGTCGGCGAATGAAATCGATCCGTTGATGATCTGGAACGTCGCCATCGAGCGTGACCCAGTCCATGGACGCCAGGCCGTTCTCACCGATCAGAATAGGTTTGCCGTACCGCCTTTCAAAAAACTTCGGTCCCCAATAGAGAATCTCGGGGACAACCGGCCATTCGACGGCGCTTGCCGGAGCACCAGGGACGGCAGAGACAGGTCCCTCCTGGGTGCGCCGCGTGCCTGAATATAGGTTCAAAGTGGTGAAATCTGGGATAGATTCTTCGCTCCATCGAGTCTGTGGAGGATCGAACCCGAACGCTTGAGAAAAGCTGGCAGGAAACGCTCCGGTGTAGATCGGGTCCGCGTAGAGCGAGAAGCTCCAATGCGTCGGACAGTCGAGCGCAAATGTGGCCTGGTAAGCAGATTCCTCCGCAGATGGATCCACTGGGCAAACAACTGTTCCCGCCAGCGCAACCGTGATCTGCGCGCCCGAGCAGCACGTCCGGATCGCACTACTAGAAAGATGATGTGCATCCAACAACCCTGCCTGGGCATGCATTAGCTTCTGTCCAGTCCATCCGTAACCAGGCGCGTGGACGGTGCCTCCGAATCCATCGCCAATCAGGCAATTGGGTTCGTTCATCGTCATCCAGTGCTTGACTCGGTCCCCAAGTTTGCCGGCAATAACGCCAGCGTAGTCACCAAAGTGCTTGGCAAATTCGCCATTCATGATCGATTCTTCGGGCTTCATCCAAAGTGGAATTTCCCAATGAAAGAGGTTGACTAACGGTTCAATGCCTCTCTCCAACAATCCATCGACCAGGCGATCATAGAACTCCAATCCTCCTGCACTGACTTCCGAGGCACCATATGGGAAGATGCGCGGCCAACTGACGCTAAATCGGTAGCTGTTCGCGCCAAGAAGGCGGAGAAGGTCTAGGTCATCGCGCCAAAATTCGAAGTGCCTCGCCGCATGATCTCCGTTGTGGCCACCCGCGATTTTGCCTGGCGTTTCGGAAAACTGATCCCAAGTGGAGTCTCCCCGAGAGTCCCTTGCGCCTTCAATCTGGAACGCGCTGGTAGCTGCGCCCCACCAGAATCCCGGCTTCATAGCGGACGCTCGATCACTATATCCGGCTCGCTATACTCGGGGTCGGTCTTTCCTCCGCTATCCCGAAAATCCGCGCCGAGGCTATAAATCTTAAACACCGGACCTTCAGATTCGTATCCGAACGTGGAACCCGTGTACGGATCGGTCACCAGAGCAGGCGCGAATGTCGCCAAATCCGCTGGAGCAACTCCGCTCGAGCGCACCATCGCACGAATTCTACAGTCGAGAATGAACAATCGCGTCCGAGTTAATGTGTTCGTGTACTTGGCTAGGAGCGGCCGTAGTGTCCGGTAATAGTGTTTTACAAACCGCTTCCAAGGCCGTGATCCGTCTGGAATCGTCCATTTTTCGCGCTCCTTGACAGGGAGCTTGATGGCAGCTTCAAATTGTGAAATCTCGCCTTTGATTTCGCCTGCCATCCCTTTGAAATAGGCCGCTTGAGTGCTTCCGTCAGCTGATTCCATTTGCTTGAGGTATTCCACCGCTTCACGAACTTCTTTGCCTAGTAACTCGCTTAATTTGTCGTAGCTGCGCTTTTGGAAGGAATCTTGGGTGAACTGCACTGCGGCCAAGTAGTTCTGCTCTTCGTTCTTCGCAGTGATCGTCAACGCTTCTGAGCTTGCCATGTTTGCTTCGACTTCGTCCGCAATTCGGTTCAGAACCTCTGGCGGGAACTGATCGCTGGCGGTCACCAAGAGTTTGCGCAAATCGTCCTGGATGGATAACCCTAAATCCGCTTCAGTCGCGGAGCCTGAAAGAAGATCTGAGCTGAATTCGCAGAGCATCGCTACGGTAGAAAGGAATCGTTCTGACCCACCCGCTTGTAGCGCATCTTCGATCTCCCAGAGTGCTACCCGCGCAAGGTGTCGCCATGCAGCATGGTATGGGTTCAATTGATCGGGGTATTGGGGGACAAACTGGACCTCACCCTCCCGGCTCGTACCGCGCATCAGCTCTTGCAGGGCCGTTCGACATTTAGTCATCGACTCGCCGCGTTGCCCAGGAGTGAAGCTCACCTTTCCGATGCCGATTTCGTCGCTTTCGATCGCAGACTTCGCGGCTTTTACATAGCTCCCATAAGCGCTTCCATCGTCCTCTGAGATCGACGCCACCGGTGGGGGCGTAAACCATGTCTCAAAGCTGACCGGCGCCGATTTTTTGCATCCTGCAAGCATTGCCGCGGCGAACATCGCTCCGACAACATAGGTTTTCACCCTGGAATCCATACCAGCATCATGCTACCGCAAGGTACCCTTTGCCTCCAAGGATCTTTCCAAATTTATGAAAGGCGTCATTCTTGTTGCAGGCAAAGGCACTCGTCTCTATCCGATCACTCGGCACATCGCCAAACCGCTGATGCCGCTGGCCAACCGAATGACCTTGGAGTTTGCGTTCGACCAATTCCGGGAAATCGGGGTCACCGATCTTTGCGTGATCGTCGGTGAAAATGAGCCGGCCATGAGAGAGACTTTGGGTGATGGCTCAAACTTCGGGTTGAACCTGACTTTCGTGAGGCAAACCGAACCAAAAGGTCTTGCCCACGCCATCAGTTTCGCCAAAGAGTTCGTCGGCGATGATGACTTTGCGGTGTTCCTCGGTGATGCCGTTTATGACCGATCGCTAAAGCCTTTCTTTGAACAGTTTGCCCAAGCAAAATGCGCCAACCTGAATCTCGTCATGTGGGTAGAAGACCCGCGACGGTTTGGCGTGGCCAATCTTGATGGGGATCGCATCGTAAAGTTGGTCGAGAAGCCAGCCAACCCCGAATCGAACTACGCGATGGCGGGAATGTACATTTTCAGCAAGGCTCTTTGGGGAGTGTTGCCCGATCTTCAACCGAGCGCACGCGGCGAGTACGAGATCACCGACGCGATTCAAATGATGATCGATCGCGGTGAATCTGTGGTTGCTGGCATCTATGAAGGCAACTGGTTCGACACTGGTACGCTGGATTCGTACCTCCACGCAAGCCAGTTCTTGGTCGGAGAAACCGCTCGAATCGGCGAAAACGTTTCCCTCAACTCACCATTTGGTCAACATGTGGTGATCGGCGATGGCAGCGAAGTTTCGGCAGAGTTCATCGAAGATTCCGTCGTCCTTCCAGGCGCAAAGGTCAACGTCAAGGGCACGATTCGGCATTGCATCTTGGCAGGAGAGGTCAATTCTGACTCTTCGCTTGATTCCACCATTCGGTGGAATTCAGAAGATGCCTAATCCGCCTGGAATCGGTTGATAAAGAACTCTAGCATTTGCTTTTCACCGACAAAGGTATGACCTCGATCCGGCCCAACGCGTAGCTCGTAATCTCGCTTGGCGCGGTTCATAGCCTCTATGAATTGCAAGCTGTTATTCGGATGAACATTATCGTCCGCGGTTCCGAAATACAGTAGTAGCCCTCCGGTCAGATCTTTTGCATATGTGTTTGCGCTGGAAGCTTTGTATCCCGCCGAATTTGCCGCGGGCAAACCCATGTACCTCTCGGTGTAGATGGTGTCGTAGTTCGCCCAATCGGTAACCGGCGAGCTGCTCACCCCAACTGTAAATGTCTGAGGGTGGCGCACCAACGCCATCAAGGTTGCATAGCCTCCATACGA encodes the following:
- a CDS encoding NYN domain-containing protein, whose amino-acid sequence is MRAGFYIDGFNLYHAIDELKAPNLKWVCYREIASRVLLHGHNLEHVKLFTALPTWLPDPLKRHQEFINASRARGVEVVLGAFKEKGLKCKKCQAKWKGHEEKESDVNLAIHLLSDSMCGLIDIAYLVTTDSDLAPAVRMVRAKTSVEVITVATPNRTHSREILSETTSRRKIQPELLAQCLMPKRVLDVEGNVVAIRPKKYDPAP
- the aroF gene encoding 3-deoxy-7-phosphoheptulonate synthase produces the protein MIVVMRSGCTEEHVQDVYSRLEDLGYLVTKIVGVEKSILAAVGGDEHIKIDALEQIRALDYVDDVMLITKSYKFVSREHKPESTVIDLGDGVTVGGNQICMMAGPCTIESEEQLFTTAKAVKAAGASVLRGGAYKPSTSPYSFQGMGIPALKLLKEASKQFGLKVITEVMDLRKIDLVSEYSDILQIGTRNMQNYDLLRELGKANKPVMLKRGMSAKYEEWLLAAEYIHSNGNEQIIFCERGVRTFETGTRNMLDLAAVPVMKGLSHLPIVIDPSQGTGKRELVAPMSLAAVACGADGLLIEVHPNPDHAVKDGSQSMTINQFEQMMPTLRSVASAIGRSF
- a CDS encoding NTP transferase domain-containing protein, which codes for MKGVILVAGKGTRLYPITRHIAKPLMPLANRMTLEFAFDQFREIGVTDLCVIVGENEPAMRETLGDGSNFGLNLTFVRQTEPKGLAHAISFAKEFVGDDDFAVFLGDAVYDRSLKPFFEQFAQAKCANLNLVMWVEDPRRFGVANLDGDRIVKLVEKPANPESNYAMAGMYIFSKALWGVLPDLQPSARGEYEITDAIQMMIDRGESVVAGIYEGNWFDTGTLDSYLHASQFLVGETARIGENVSLNSPFGQHVVIGDGSEVSAEFIEDSVVLPGAKVNVKGTIRHCILAGEVNSDSSLDSTIRWNSEDA
- a CDS encoding family 1 glycosylhydrolase — encoded protein: MKPGFWWGAATSAFQIEGARDSRGDSTWDQFSETPGKIAGGHNGDHAARHFEFWRDDLDLLRLLGANSYRFSVSWPRIFPYGASEVSAGGLEFYDRLVDGLLERGIEPLVNLFHWEIPLWMKPEESIMNGEFAKHFGDYAGVIAGKLGDRVKHWMTMNEPNCLIGDGFGGTVHAPGYGWTGQKLMHAQAGLLDAHHLSSSAIRTCCSGAQITVALAGTVVCPVDPSAEESAYQATFALDCPTHWSFSLYADPIYTGAFPASFSQAFGFDPPQTRWSEESIPDFTTLNLYSGTRRTQEGPVSAVPGAPASAVEWPVVPEILYWGPKFFERRYGKPILIGENGLASMDWVTLDGDVPDHQRIDFIRRHLIELKRAVDEGVNVIGYHHWSLLDNFEWQEGYRKRFGLVHVDYETFKRTPKASFFELAKLIKSNGIGL